The Montipora foliosa isolate CH-2021 chromosome 1, ASM3666993v2, whole genome shotgun sequence genome has a window encoding:
- the LOC138009960 gene encoding ALK tyrosine kinase receptor-like, which translates to QGDDRCEICDPLLTATEEIALRIINICLPKTTQITDFSTENSSQRIKLFTGHVIKEDCRWNGCQNNGYCFQQEKAYACICEIPWTGRFCETKITLYNFTTLGAKGRLGPESNVNYSGTGLEQVKVNKGVQEWQVPVTARFNVEACGASGGDGISHKGGRGAKVRGILRLEKGHKLRIVVGQRGLTKGTDKHGSGGGGTFVFRPTKPTDLILAAGGGGGGSQFDGLPGNDQPSGSGHAAGSNGNGGIVCRHFDDLLPPTISGSGAGFNQSGGCYSHGNCSNSKCKERGRSLHGNFQGGRNSGCDGGFGGGGACGSYSPGGGGGYSGGGVASNWEAGGGGSYIPSHNNEWNATKGGCDEGDGYVSFVIVD; encoded by the exons CAAGGTGATGACAGATGcgaaatttgcgacccgttgctaacggcaacggaagagatcgcattacgaataattaacatctgtttgccaaaaaccacccaaataaccgatttttcgacggaaaattcatcccagaggataaaactattcactggacatgtaataaag GAGGACTGTCGTTGGAATGGATGTCAAAATAACGGCTATTGTTTCCAACAAGAGAAAGCGTACGCTTGCATTTGTGAGATTCCGTGGACAGGGAGGTTCTGTGAAACAAAAATCA CTTTGTACAACTTCACCACCCTTGGAGCTAAAGGAAGACTTGGTCCAGAGAGTAATGTAAATTACAGCGGCACCGGACTTGAACAAGTTAAGGTCAACAAAGGAGTGCAAGAGTGGCAGGTGCCGGTCACCGCAAGGTTTAACGTGGAAGCTTGTGGCGCATCAGGGGGCGACGGAATCTCGCACAAAGGAGGCAGGGGTGCGAAAGTCAGAGGTATACTTCGACTAGAGAAAGGACACAAATTGAGAATAGTTGTTGGGCAAAGGGGTTTAACGAAAGGCACTGATAAACATGGAAGTGGAGGTGGCGGAACATTTGTGTTTCGCCCCACAAAACCCACTGACCTTATTCTTGCCGCGGGTGGGGGTGGAGGTGGAAGTCAATTCGACGGTTTGCCCGGAAATGATCAGCCAAGTGGCAGTGGACATGCGGCAGGTAGCAATGGTAACGGTGGTATTGTTTGCCGACATTTTGACGATCTTTTACCTCCCACGATTTCTGGGTCTGGAGCTGGCTTCAATCAGAGCGGGGGATGTTATTCGCACGGCAATTGCAGCAATAGTAAATGTAAAGAAAGAGGGAGATCTTTGCATGGAAATTTTCAAGGTGGTAGAAATAGTGGCTGTGACGGTGGATTTGGTGGCGGTGGCGCTTGCGGTTCATATTCCCCTGGAGGAGGGGGCGGGTATTCCGGGGGAGGAGTGGCAAGCAATTGGGAGGCCGGAGGAGGTGGATCGTACATTCCTAGTCATAACAACGAATGGAACGCAACTAAAGGAGGATGTGATGAGGGGGATGGGTATGTTTCTTTCGTCATTGTAGATTAA
- the LOC137985176 gene encoding beta-3 adrenergic receptor-like isoform X3, whose protein sequence is MDGSSTWKSIDNSTCTVDPVPENLAIAALVLCFLTVFGNSLVVIAIVKDPYRELKTIPNYLILNLAVCDLIVGIPSELLLGLLPFIPPQMSSLYGNLYFVAYTSLYFAMVASSLTILTLAFERYIMVEAPFRSKEFLVHSHLKLSIVYIWLLAACTALLSLLNQCNEKEYRLIIVDAVGFPAMVFMFIIYSRIFYLVRKCIRQDLENSLESSGSSLLASDDFNENVRRREREIAMSVFLFVGAFALCWTPCFVMENIFYKASKEKRPSLETPADWVRFSGLLSSLLNPVIYALRYGKFRRAVRAIFRSYCGRTHRFSVLSEEFIRPVV, encoded by the coding sequence GTACCTGGAAAAGCATTGATAATTCGACTTGCACTGTGGATCCTGTTCCTGAGAACTTGGCTATTGCAGCGTTAGTTTTGTGCTTCCTAACCGTGTTCGGAAACTCTTTAGTGGTGATCGCGATTGTAAAGGATCCATACAGAGAACTGAAGACCATTCCAAATTATCTCATCTTAAATCTGGCGGTGTGCGACCTCATTGTTGGAATTCCGAGTGAGCTATTGCTTGGCCTACTCCCTTTTATTCCTCCCCAAATGTCGTCGTTGTATGGGAATTTGTATTTTGTTGCCTACACATCACTGTATTTTGCAATGGTAGCATCCTCCTTGACAATACTGACTCTTGCATTTGAACGCTACATTATGGTGGAGGCTCCTTTTAGAAGCAAAGAATTCCTGGTGCACTCACATCTGAAACTATCTATTGTCTACATATGGCTTCTCGCTGCTTGCACTGCGCTACTTTCTCTGCTGAATCAATGTAATGAGAAAGAGTACAGACTAATAATCGTCGACGCAGTCGGATTTCCAGCCATGGTTTTTATGTTTATCATTTACTCAAGGATATTTTACTTGGTGCGAAAATGCATTCGTCAGGACCTTGAGAACAGCCTTGAAAGCTCGGGGAGTAGTTTATTAGCAAGTGATGATTTCAATGAAAACGTTCGCCGTCGCGAAAGGGAGATCGCCATGTCAGTCTTTCTCTTTGTGGGCGCTTTTGCTCTTTGCTGGACACCTTGCTTCGTGATGGAGAATATATTTTATAAAGCTTCGAAAGAGAAGCGTCCGAGTCTAGAAACGCCCGCTGACTGGGTGAGATTTTCAGGCTTGTTGAGTTCACTATTGAATCCTGTTATTTACGCATTAAGGTATGGCAAATTTAGAAGAGCAGTTCGAGCCATATTCCGCTCTTACTGCGGCCGCACTCATCGTTTCAGTGTACTTTCTGAAGAATTTATTAGGCCGGTAGTCTGA
- the LOC137985176 gene encoding beta-3 adrenergic receptor-like isoform X1 — translation MDGSSTWKSIDNSTCTVDPVPENLAIAALVLCFLTVFGNSLVVIAIVKDPYRELKTIPNYLILNLAVCDLIVGIPSELLLGLLPFIPPQMSSLYGNLYFVAYTSLYFAMVASSLTILTLAFERYIMVEAPFRSKEFLVHSHLKLSIVYIWLLAACTALLSLLNQCNEKEYRLIIVDAVGFPAMVFMFIIYSRIFYLVRKCIRQDLENSLESSGSSLLASDDFNENVRRREREIAMSVFLFVGAFALCWTPCFVMENIFYKASKEKRPSLETPADWVRFSGLLSSLLNPVIYALRYGKFRRAVRAIFRSYCGRTHRFSVLSEEFIRPVV, via the exons ATGGATGGATCAA GTACCTGGAAAAGCATTGATAATTCGACTTGCACTGTGGATCCTGTTCCTGAGAACTTGGCTATTGCAGCGTTAGTTTTGTGCTTCCTAACCGTGTTCGGAAACTCTTTAGTGGTGATCGCGATTGTAAAGGATCCATACAGAGAACTGAAGACCATTCCAAATTATCTCATCTTAAATCTGGCGGTGTGCGACCTCATTGTTGGAATTCCGAGTGAGCTATTGCTTGGCCTACTCCCTTTTATTCCTCCCCAAATGTCGTCGTTGTATGGGAATTTGTATTTTGTTGCCTACACATCACTGTATTTTGCAATGGTAGCATCCTCCTTGACAATACTGACTCTTGCATTTGAACGCTACATTATGGTGGAGGCTCCTTTTAGAAGCAAAGAATTCCTGGTGCACTCACATCTGAAACTATCTATTGTCTACATATGGCTTCTCGCTGCTTGCACTGCGCTACTTTCTCTGCTGAATCAATGTAATGAGAAAGAGTACAGACTAATAATCGTCGACGCAGTCGGATTTCCAGCCATGGTTTTTATGTTTATCATTTACTCAAGGATATTTTACTTGGTGCGAAAATGCATTCGTCAGGACCTTGAGAACAGCCTTGAAAGCTCGGGGAGTAGTTTATTAGCAAGTGATGATTTCAATGAAAACGTTCGCCGTCGCGAAAGGGAGATCGCCATGTCAGTCTTTCTCTTTGTGGGCGCTTTTGCTCTTTGCTGGACACCTTGCTTCGTGATGGAGAATATATTTTATAAAGCTTCGAAAGAGAAGCGTCCGAGTCTAGAAACGCCCGCTGACTGGGTGAGATTTTCAGGCTTGTTGAGTTCACTATTGAATCCTGTTATTTACGCATTAAGGTATGGCAAATTTAGAAGAGCAGTTCGAGCCATATTCCGCTCTTACTGCGGCCGCACTCATCGTTTCAGTGTACTTTCTGAAGAATTTATTAGGCCGGTAGTCTGA